A part of Drosophila bipectinata strain 14024-0381.07 chromosome 3L, DbipHiC1v2, whole genome shotgun sequence genomic DNA contains:
- the LOC108129125 gene encoding larval cuticle protein 65Ab1-like, with product MKFLVLVFVALFAMAVARPNEAGVLRQDSVVEPDKWSSVLETSDGTKIDQQGVLKDVGTEHEAAVVHGSYSWVDEKTGEKFTVTYVADENGFQPQGAHLPVAPVA from the coding sequence ATGAAGTTCCTCGTCCTCGTCTTCGTCGCCCTCTTCGCCATGGCTGTGGCCCGCCCCAACGAAGCAGGTGTCTTGAGGCAAGATTCCGTTGTCGAACCCGACAAGTGGAGCTCTGTCTTGGAGACCAGCGATGGCACTAAGATCGACCAGCAAGGAGTTCTGAAGGACGTCGGAACCGAGCACGAGGCCGCCGTTGTTCACGGATCCTACTCCTGGGTCGATGAGAAGACCGGCGAGAAGTTCACCGTTACCTACGTGGCCGATGAGAACGGATTCCAGCCCCAGGGTGCTCATTTGCCCGTGGCCCCAGTTGCCTAA
- the LOC108129119 gene encoding larval cuticle protein 65Ag1, producing the protein MKCIVAVVFATLFAVVLAAPAPDADAQILRLESDVQPEGYNFALETSDGKKHEEQGQLKNVGTEQEAIVVRGSYSFVADDGQTYTVNYIADENGFQPEGAHLPNVPIGN; encoded by the exons ATGAAGTGCATTGTTGCCGTCGTCTTCGCCACCCTCTTCGCCGTCGTCCTGGCTGCCCCCGCTCCCGATGCGGATGCTCAGATCCTGCGCCTGGAGTCGGATGTCCAGCCCGAGGGCTACAACTTTGC TTTGGAGACCAGCGATGGCAAGAAGCACGAGGAGCAGGGCCAGCTGAAGAACGTCGGCACCGAGCAGGAGGCCATCGTCGTCCGTGGATCCTACTCCTTCGTGGCCGATGACGGCCAGACCTACACCGTCAACTACATCGCCGACGAGAACGGATTCCAGCCCGAGGGTGCTCATCTGCCCAATGTGCCCATTGGCAACTAA
- the LOC108129127 gene encoding larval cuticle protein 65Ab1 yields MKFLVLVFVALFAMAVARPNEANIVRQDSDVGPEKWSSNLETSDGTKVDSEGVLKNVGTEHEAAVVHGSFSWVDEKTGEKFTVTYVADENGYQPQGAHLPVAPVA; encoded by the coding sequence ATGAAGTTCCTCGTCCTCGTCTTCGTCGCCCTCTTCGCCATGGCCGTGGCCCGCCCCAACGAAGCCAACATCGTTAGGCAAGATTCTGATGTCGGACCCGAAAAATGGAGCTCTAACCTGGAGACCAGCGATGGCACCAAAGTCGACTCCGAGGGAGTCCTGAAGAACGTTGGTACCGAGCACGAGGCCGCCGTCGTCCACGGATCCTTCTCCTGGGTGGATGAGAAGACCGGCGAGAAGTTCACTGTCACCTACGTGGCCGATGAGAACGGATACCAGCCCCAGGGCGCCCATCTGCCTGTGGCCCCTGTCGCTTAA
- the Lcp65Ad gene encoding larval cuticle protein 65Ag1 — protein sequence MKFTLAIAATCLLTCVLAAPPASQPDAQVLRFDSDVQPEGYKFAVETSDGKSHQEEGQLKDVGTDHEAIVVRGSYTYVGDDGQTYTINYLADENGFQPEGAHLPRAVQ from the exons ATGAAGTTCACTCTTGCTATCGCCGCCACCTGCCTGCTCACCTGCGTCCTGGCCGCTCCACCCGCCTCCCAGCCGGATGCCCAGGTTCTTCGCTTCGACAGCGATGTCCAGCCCGAGGGCTACAAGTTCGC CGTGGAAACGAGCGACGGTAAATCGCACCAGGAGGAGGGTCAACTGAAGGACGTGGGCACCGACCACGAGGCCATCGTGGTTCGCGGATCCTACACCTATGTGGGGGATGACGGCCAGACCTACACCATCAACTACCTGGCCGATGAGAACGGCTTCCAGCCGGAGGGCGCCCACCTGCCTAGGGCTGTCCAATAA